CGATATCCGCGACCGCGTTGCCGCCCAAACGGTTCGCACCGTGAACGCCGCCGGTCACTTCTCCCGCCGCAAAGAGACCGGGAATCGCATTTCCCTTTGTGTCGAGCACTTCCGTCTTCGTATCGATTTTGATGCCGCCCATCGTGTGGTGCACGGCAGGCCCGACTTCGATCGCGTAGTACGGTCCCTTCGTCAGATCGCGCTCCAAGCCGTTCGGATTGCGGTTGAAGTCGGCATCTTTTTTATTGTGCACATAGCCGGCGTATGTTTTCAGCGTCTTTTCAAACTCTGCCGCAGGTATGCCGAGCTTTTGCGCAAGCTCCGCGGGCGTCGCGGCTTCGGTCAGTAAACCTTTTTTTGCATAGCCTTCGATCGCTTTCAGAGAATCACGTACGTCCTGATCGAAAACGAGAAAAGCCGTTTTGTTCGGCTCTTTTAAAATCGCGGCGGATACGACGTCGCGCGTTTCCATTTCGTTGATAAAGCGCTTGCCCGTGCGGCTTACGAGAATCGCGCCGTTGCCTCGCACCGCTTCCGTGATCATAATGCCCTTGCCGGGGACGACCGTCGGATGCGTTTGAATCTGATCCATCTGCGTAAGCGCACCGTCGAACTTTTTAATCCATTCGAACGCGTCGCCCGTTGCGCCCGGATGATTCGTCGTACCGAATCCCGCAAGCTTCGGATTATATTTTACGACCATGTCGGAATTCGCACCGAAACCGCCGGTCGCGATAATGATCGCTTTCGCACTGACTTTATAGTCGCCGTTCGGAGACGAGACGGTAACTCCTGCGGGCTTTCCGTTTTCCGCAAAGATATCGGTCACTTTATTGTTAAGGCGGATATCCGCGCCCTGTTTTTGCGCCGCAGCGTATAAAAGCGGAACGAGGTGAGAGCCGATCGCGGCACCTCCCTGCGGACGGTGGATGCGTTTGTTCGTCGCACCGCCGAAAAGACCGACGTCGCTCAGATCCGCACCGACGATGTCCGACTGCAGCCACTCCACGATCGCTGCGGAATTATCCACGAGCGTGTGAACGAGCGCGGGATCGTTGAGATTTTTTCCGCCCTTCATCGTATCTTCGAAAAATTGTTCTTTCGAATCTTTAATGCCGAGCTTCTCCTGCTCTTTCGTATACGCGGCGTTCAAACCGCCGGTCGCGCTGTTCGTATTGCCGCCGACGATACCCATCTTTTCAAGGACGATAACTTTCGCGCCGCGATGCGCCGCCTCCGTTGCAGCGGTAAGTCCCGCGCCGCCCGCACCGATAACGACGATATCGCACGACGTATCCGTCGCTTTTTCCGCCGCGGCCGTTTCGCCTTTCGACGCTTTGAGTGCAGCTTGAAGCGCAGCCATCGTCGCATTCGACGTGATCGTCGCACCCGACATGATATCGAGTCCTTCGACCGACTGCTTTGCGACCGCCTGATCGATGACGAACTGTT
This Treponema socranskii subsp. buccale DNA region includes the following protein-coding sequences:
- a CDS encoding flavocytochrome c translates to MNSKKTIGIAIGVFVIAAAAAIVISSRGRAKGKFVDGEWPGMGEGRNGPIELTLSVKGGKITGAKVTKESETGFAQPAEQFVIDQAVAKQSVEGLDIMSGATITSNATMAALQAALKASKGETAAAEKATDTSCDIVVIGAGGAGLTAATEAAHRGAKVIVLEKMGIVGGNTNSATGGLNAAYTKEQEKLGIKDSKEQFFEDTMKGGKNLNDPALVHTLVDNSAAIVEWLQSDIVGADLSDVGLFGGATNKRIHRPQGGAAIGSHLVPLLYAAAQKQGADIRLNNKVTDIFAENGKPAGVTVSSPNGDYKVSAKAIIIATGGFGANSDMVVKYNPKLAGFGTTNHPGATGDAFEWIKKFDGALTQMDQIQTHPTVVPGKGIMITEAVRGNGAILVSRTGKRFINEMETRDVVSAAILKEPNKTAFLVFDQDVRDSLKAIEGYAKKGLLTEAATPAELAQKLGIPAAEFEKTLKTYAGYVHNKKDADFNRNPNGLERDLTKGPYYAIEVGPAVHHTMGGIKIDTKTEVLDTKGNAIPGLFAAGEVTGGVHGANRLGGNAVADIEVFGKIAGDEACDYIKK